A region from the Arachis ipaensis cultivar K30076 chromosome B01, Araip1.1, whole genome shotgun sequence genome encodes:
- the LOC107628107 gene encoding choline/ethanolaminephosphotransferase 1 isoform X1, producing the protein MGYIGAHGVAALHRYKYSGVDHSYVAKYVLQPFWTRFVTVFPLWMPPNMITLMGFMFLMLSAFIGYMYSPQLDTAPPRWVHFAHGLLLFLYQTFDAVDGKQARRTSSSSPLGELFDHGCDALACTFESIAFGSTSMCGRDAFWFWFLSAVPFYGATWEHYFTHSLILPVINGPTEGLMLIYTCHFFTALVGAEWWIHEFGKSVPFLSWLPIVSGIPTYKAALTLLMVFGVGPTVFGNVSNVCKLVRAKNGSVLRALAMLYPFTVLVGAVLLWDHLSPSDIMGNHPCLVIIGTGLAFGFLVGRMILAHLCDEPKGLKTGMCMSLLYLPLAIANALTARLNDGVPLVDERLVLLGFCAYTVTLYLHFATTVIHEITNALGICCFRITRKEA; encoded by the exons ATGGGTTATATTGGTGCTCATGGTGTAGCAGCTCTGCATAGATACAAATATAGTGGTGTAGACCATTCATATGTAGCCAAATATGTATTGCAGCCTTTTTGGACTCGCTTTGTTACAGTTTTCCCCCTATGGATGCC TCCAAACATG ATTACTCTTATGGGATTTATGTTCTTAATGCTCTCTGCATTCATCGGCTAT ATGTACTCACCTCAATTGGACACAGCTCCACCAAGATGGGTTCATTTTGCCCATGGCCTACTGTTGTTTTTATACCAG ACATTTGATGCTGTTGATGGGAAGCAAGCTAGACGGACAAGTTCTTCCAGTCCATTGGGGGAGCTGTTTGATCATG GATGTGATGCACTTGCTTGTACT TTTGAATCAATTGCTTTTGGGAGCACGTCCATGTGTGGGAGAGACGCTTTTTGGTTCTGGTTTTTATCTGCTGTTCCGTTTTATGGTGCAACTTGGGAGCA CTATTTCACCCATTCACTTATACTACCAGTTATAAATGGTCCTACGGAGGGTCTCATGCTGATATACACCTGTCACTTCTTTACTGCTCTTGTGG GTGCTGAGTGGTGGATTCATGAATTTGGGAAGTCTGTACCTTTCTTAAGCTGGTTGCCTATTGTTTCGG GGATACCAACATACAAAGCTGCTTTAACTTTGCTGATGGTTTTTGGTGTTGGACCAACAGTTTTTGGCAA TGTGTCTAATGTCTGTAAACTTGTGAGGGCAAAAAATGGAAGCGTGTTACGTGCCTTGGCTATG CTTTATCCCTTTACCGTCCTTGTTGGAGCAGTTCTCTTGTG GGATCATTTGTCGCCATCTGACATCATGGGCAACCACCCGTGTTTAGTAATTATAGGAACAGGACTTGCTTTCGGGTTTCTAGTG GGAAGGATGATTTTGGCCCATCTGTGCGACGAACCTAAGGGCTTGAAGACTGGAATGTGCATG TCCCTTCTGTATCTTCCACTCGCCATTGCTAATGCACTCACGGCAAGACTAAATGATGG GGTACCATTAGTAGATGAGAGATTGGTTCTTCTTGGTTTTTGCGCATATACAG TGACGCTTTACCTGCATTTTGCCACTACCGTCATTCACGAGATCACAAATGCCTTGGGGATATGCTGTTTCag GATAACTAGGAAGGAAGCTTGA
- the LOC107628107 gene encoding choline/ethanolaminephosphotransferase 1 isoform X2, translating to MDASKHDYSYGIYVLNALCIHRLYVLTSIGHSSTKMGSFCPWPTVVFIPGLTFDAVDGKQARRTSSSSPLGELFDHGCDALACTFESIAFGSTSMCGRDAFWFWFLSAVPFYGATWEHYFTHSLILPVINGPTEGLMLIYTCHFFTALVGAEWWIHEFGKSVPFLSWLPIVSGIPTYKAALTLLMVFGVGPTVFGNVSNVCKLVRAKNGSVLRALAMLYPFTVLVGAVLLWDHLSPSDIMGNHPCLVIIGTGLAFGFLVGRMILAHLCDEPKGLKTGMCMSLLYLPLAIANALTARLNDGVPLVDERLVLLGFCAYTVTLYLHFATTVIHEITNALGICCFRITRKEA from the exons ATGGATGCC TCCAAACATG ATTACTCTTATGGGATTTATGTTCTTAATGCTCTCTGCATTCATCGGCTAT ATGTACTCACCTCAATTGGACACAGCTCCACCAAGATGGGTTCATTTTGCCCATGGCCTACTGTTGTTTTTATACCAGGTCTA ACATTTGATGCTGTTGATGGGAAGCAAGCTAGACGGACAAGTTCTTCCAGTCCATTGGGGGAGCTGTTTGATCATG GATGTGATGCACTTGCTTGTACT TTTGAATCAATTGCTTTTGGGAGCACGTCCATGTGTGGGAGAGACGCTTTTTGGTTCTGGTTTTTATCTGCTGTTCCGTTTTATGGTGCAACTTGGGAGCA CTATTTCACCCATTCACTTATACTACCAGTTATAAATGGTCCTACGGAGGGTCTCATGCTGATATACACCTGTCACTTCTTTACTGCTCTTGTGG GTGCTGAGTGGTGGATTCATGAATTTGGGAAGTCTGTACCTTTCTTAAGCTGGTTGCCTATTGTTTCGG GGATACCAACATACAAAGCTGCTTTAACTTTGCTGATGGTTTTTGGTGTTGGACCAACAGTTTTTGGCAA TGTGTCTAATGTCTGTAAACTTGTGAGGGCAAAAAATGGAAGCGTGTTACGTGCCTTGGCTATG CTTTATCCCTTTACCGTCCTTGTTGGAGCAGTTCTCTTGTG GGATCATTTGTCGCCATCTGACATCATGGGCAACCACCCGTGTTTAGTAATTATAGGAACAGGACTTGCTTTCGGGTTTCTAGTG GGAAGGATGATTTTGGCCCATCTGTGCGACGAACCTAAGGGCTTGAAGACTGGAATGTGCATG TCCCTTCTGTATCTTCCACTCGCCATTGCTAATGCACTCACGGCAAGACTAAATGATGG GGTACCATTAGTAGATGAGAGATTGGTTCTTCTTGGTTTTTGCGCATATACAG TGACGCTTTACCTGCATTTTGCCACTACCGTCATTCACGAGATCACAAATGCCTTGGGGATATGCTGTTTCag GATAACTAGGAAGGAAGCTTGA